TATTATTCTTCAAGTGTAACAGGCGCACGTTTTAATAAGCTTATAATGGGGGAGGGCCGCCGTTATACACTCTTGGTATAGAGACATGCATTTTACATGCAGTTATAGCCTCACATACCATTCTTTCCTTCTTGCAATGTAGAAATtcaataatgataatgatacaAAAAGTTTTAAAACAAGTGTACAGAAAAATTAacaagctagctatatagtagggattattacaacaagtataaggaaaattaggaattttaagtttgattacacacaactgaattagggattaaatgattaaatgtccactagcatatcttcaggtgtaggcaacctcccttgtttcactactttatatttctgtgatctctaatcaaacttaaaattgcaaaattttccttatactacTTTTTGCTTAGCTTTTGGTGAcattattatggctggtgaaccctcgcatacagcattacaagaaagaatggcaccaggcttaTGTTTTCACTCCcccccaactatcaaatactgaaataatgaagaggccattatgcttcattttcagctatgttcagtccgttacacagtgttacaaatgatgaACACAATGAGAAAGACCTCTGCCAGTCACGACAGAAAACTCAGATGATTCCTGTTACTAACGTAGGGAAGTCATCACGCAGTGCTACTACGAATCAACACCTcgcgctgtcagcaaagataaatgggacacaaaggaggatgcaggtaagtccatgaagcatgcattgtagtactgcagtatgccaaaatgcacctgtctgtcaggctgaagcaatagagcaatgttgaacagtggcatagccgttattgagttatgcttgtctgaaggcatcagtcagtcagtcaggtagtcagtcagtcagtagaaaattccacttaaTAATtccactaattaattagaagcATTCCATAATATCTCCACCTTTAACACAGTAGCTACTGGTACTGTACACTTTGTACTCACCTCACAAAACCTAATAGGAATTTTACCAGCTAGTATAGGGATCATTACAAGGGAGATCATCTCTTACTATAAGGGCTAGGTTTGCACCTCAACTGATGACCTTCCTCTTTTTATCATAAGGtataatatatacaagtacacaaaaaaattggaattttcaactagagttgagaccatagcacattgataaaaagtactgaaacaagctggagatatcataatggaaatgcacagtagggatataacacttcttattgttttactgtgatttaatatcatgcactactccagcttgtttcagtactttttatcgatgtgctatggtccctactctagttgaaaattcctgtgtacttgtttgttaactttttttgtaaaataaaattattatgactggtgaacccatgcataccgcatcaaaagaaagaaatggcaccgtgtgccccagctaccaattatagTCTGAAaaattatgcttcattgtcagctatcacatgcagcattacaaatcaagaacttttcagaaagcacttctgcaatcaaagtagccactatgaaaaaatatggacaatttctgttacgaaggaaAGCCATGCATCACACGCTACCACTAAATCGGCACcttttgttgtcagcaaagatgaatgggaggacactggtaagtccatgaagaatgcattgtacgtactgcggtatgccaaaagacacgtgtctgatgtcaaacagtgaaaaaatagccttagctattatcgagttatgctggcatcagtcagtcagtcagtagaaaattccgtttaataatttttaaaaaattctgtagcaacttgttaaaagcatttcgggttgtctgaaggcttgtttggacttagtttcacctaaccaacactgcttcatcatcgtcagggaaaagtgagactggtttttgggtgatgtttttcatgggccacgcctacacctttgtggtccctactatcagGAGCTCATCAAGTCCATAGATGAGCTCctgctactatacagtactatcgtactgtatgattaagaCTTTTCTAGCCCCAAAAATCactctaaaaccagcctcacaataacTTCATTGTGCCTTGGCAGTCACGTATAATCAAGCCTAGAAGTGCCTTCATTTAAAAGTTCAAGTCCCCACCCTTGggacttttgtacatattatTTCCTATCATCTACTACTGAAAGATAGCATCAGTCGTATACTTTGGGCCAAAACCAAATGAGAAAttaatttcttctagttaatCCTCACATAGCTATCCCGGCCCTCCACCATTTTTAGAAAGCATTATACTTACTGTACGATAGAAAATTTTTGTCAAGTTAATATGATATGACCAAAAAACTTGTAtccatttttaaaattcatccTTCAAGTGATTATTTGTAGAGAAGTGTGGGTTCAACAAGATTACATCACTGGGGATGTCAAAACCCTATTCAGCATATTGTGGTATCCGGAAGCTGCAACTTATAGTATCCGGGTATTTGTTTCCGGATACTGCATATACAAATTCTTAGTGATACAATAATAGAGACATTCCAAAATATGTGTACCTTGTCGAGCTGAACCTTAGCGCCGAGAATGCACTGTCTCCTCGAATCACCTGCGCACGTGATGTCATAAAATGGCGCGATTTGTGTATCGTGTATTGAAGCTAGCATCATCGTCAGGTAGAATAAGAGGTAGAATAAATGATTATAGCCAGTTTCACACTGACCTCACTGTAGACAAAACTGTTGGTAGCGACAATGGAGAATTTATTAACATTAAAGGAATTATCTTCGACATGGATGGAACGTTAACATTGCCAGTATATGATGGGAGAGAATTATTAAAACGTTTACCTTTGCCTCCTGATACTAATGACATACTCGTCTCAGTAATGCAACTTGACGGACCAAAAAGGACCAAAGCAATGAGAACTATTGAACAATATGAAGAAGAAATGGAAGAGAAAACAGAACTGCAACCCCACGTGTTAAAGTTACTACACTTCATAGCCAGCAATGGTGTAAAGCTAGCACTGGTTACTCGTAACACATTAAAAGGGACAAAAGTTTTTCTTGACCTGTTGCAAGCAGAAGCTGACAAGGACACTACACATTCAGTGGTAATGGCTGATATGTTTTCACAGGTGAATAGCCATATGCATGAAAACACTTAGACAAGTGCAAGTTGTCTTGTATTGTAGTTGTAATATATGTGCATCGCTGCACATGTTAAGTAATGTATAGCATACTTGTTTCCTGAAGGGCCTGCAACTTTTGAAATCTCTTGCAGCCTGCAAACATTTCAAAATCTGAAATTTTACCAATTTCCGTACATTTCCGGATACTAAACATCAACTAAAAAATTGTAAGATTTGAAATCCCAGACAGAGTTGCAGACTCCTCGTTGCTTCAATACATAGGCATTGGTCCTGGGTGTAGAAACTGCATGCAGACTACTTTTTGCAGTATCATTATTGGTGATTATTAACAGATTATTTAGCCAATTAATTTTACTGCTATTGTTTTCAttatgtgaatttcaatattagatagtatattaaaacttattaatttaaaagtgaagtagggatccaagcgataaaaagtagtgaaacaagagatcaatgatggtattacagcatagcgcTGGCGGgaaaatctcttgtttcactactttttattgcttagatccctacttcatttttaaaatattgCTTAGATCtctacttttttttacattaataatttttgatatactagttttttttgttatagcatacaaccaagagttaataatagtgctACCACAgttattaaaactatacacgTGTGACTCTTTTCTATTAGGCTCACTggactgactgctgtattagagtatcttgagtcatcCTTTCACCTAGAATTATTTCTACCAgggggtgtgtcactatttcatattttcactgtgctagctTATGATATAGCTAGACCTGGTGTGTCATCGtgattgagtaaatagattgttataGGCGTGGTCTTGGTGCTTGACAACCAAGATCAATCACATTGGTAGGTGGGGTCTtaaacctatcatgaagttacaggtataaGTTtgcggcatctaaatatgctgctcaaagaaagtgttgatagggaaactTAACGCTTTTAGTACATGAAGAAGGACGACAGACCAGCCTAATTgaaaaagacaaggcacagagttTTTTATTGTGGCATggaatggtggccatgcactgctccatttggcctccagccttatgactatggtcaggcaggcaggctggcagacaaaAATTCAAGTTTCATTGATTTTTTAAATGTTCTATATCAGCTGTCTAtaagcgttttcttgtttttggtgctgtatttgatgttagatggactaatattattctgtaaaggtttttttgttgtgtaaGTATCTTGGATGATTTTTAAATGCGGAGTTTTAGGCAGCACATGTGCATCCCTACTtatatagtactaccatactgtttgataattagTAAAATCTGTTAGCAGCCTTGGTTGTCATCTATACTCGCACATAGAAAGTGTGTACAGAAACCAATTATCCCAGGATCTGTGTAAACAACATACCGGAAATGTGCAGACTGAATTTTTAGACACAGGCACTTGTACTGAAAGCGATACAAATCCCTGCACCTAAAAATATGGGGTCTGACCATGTAAGACTAGGGTGCAATGTGTTAATTAACTTAATTAAGTAATTACCTGTGATGTGATCTGCAGTGACACTACCACTGACACATACCATAAATCAAGGAACAACTTTCATGTATTTTTATGATTTCCTGATTATCTACTGTATTTCCTTGTATAAAACCCCTGGCTTTTATTTCTTTCCAAGCATTTTTGACCTGGCCTGTAAACAAATAGGGCCTTTATTTGAAACTGGACGTTTATTTTGTATTGGTCTGACAGACACCCGGCGTTTAATTGAATTTGGGTGGTGGTAGAATGGCATTACTGTAATGGTAAGCCTAGAAAGCAGTGATACGGTGTGTTGAATGTATAAACAGGTATAGGCA
The Dysidea avara chromosome 7, odDysAvar1.4, whole genome shotgun sequence genome window above contains:
- the LOC136260722 gene encoding uncharacterized protein isoform X3, whose protein sequence is MARFVYRVLKLASSSDKTVGSDNGEFINIKGIIFDMDGTLTLPVYDGRELLKRLPLPPDTNDILVSVMQLDGPKRTKAMRTIEQYEEEMEEKTELQPHVLKLLHFIASNGVKLALVTRNTLKGTKVFLDLLQAEADKDTTHSVVMADMFSQIITRDNHSIPTKPDPAPVMHICSHWGLSPGATLMVGDDWKDIMCGNKAGSVTVLLRNHRNHDHPSKAKPNFVVDSLSEIISLLQSPFTIEV
- the LOC136260722 gene encoding uncharacterized protein isoform X2 — its product is MARFVYRVLKLASSSGRIRDKTVGSDNGEFINIKGIIFDMDGTLTLPVYDGRELLKRLPLPPDTNDILVSVMQLDGPKRTKAMRTIEQYEEEMEEKTELQPHVLKLLHFIASNGVKLALVTRNTLKGTKVFLDLLQAEADKDTTHSVVMADMFSQIITRDNHSIPTKPDPAPVMHICSHWGLSPGATLMVGDDWKDIMCGNKAGSVTVLLRNHRNHDHPSKAKPNFVVDSLSEIISLLQSPFTIEV
- the LOC136260722 gene encoding uncharacterized protein isoform X1, coding for MARFVYRVLKLASSSGRIRGRINDYSQFHTDLTVDKTVGSDNGEFINIKGIIFDMDGTLTLPVYDGRELLKRLPLPPDTNDILVSVMQLDGPKRTKAMRTIEQYEEEMEEKTELQPHVLKLLHFIASNGVKLALVTRNTLKGTKVFLDLLQAEADKDTTHSVVMADMFSQIITRDNHSIPTKPDPAPVMHICSHWGLSPGATLMVGDDWKDIMCGNKAGSVTVLLRNHRNHDHPSKAKPNFVVDSLSEIISLLQSPFTIEV